Proteins from a genomic interval of Vreelandella profundi:
- a CDS encoding ArsR/SmtB family transcription factor, with protein sequence MEIKNATDSFAALSQGTRLEVFRLLVRHEPEGLPAGDIARQLSVPHNTMSAHLSVLSRAGWIVSRRQGRSIIYRASLRHMQQTINFLIHDCCAGHPDVCEPFWATFNECSINEGQE encoded by the coding sequence AAAACGCTACCGATAGTTTTGCCGCGCTGTCTCAAGGTACGCGCCTTGAGGTGTTTCGGCTGCTTGTACGTCATGAACCCGAAGGCCTTCCTGCGGGTGACATTGCCCGTCAGCTATCTGTGCCACATAACACGATGTCTGCACATCTTTCGGTGCTATCGCGGGCGGGTTGGATTGTATCGCGTAGGCAGGGCCGATCAATTATTTACCGCGCCAGTCTGAGGCACATGCAGCAAACGATTAACTTTCTGATTCATGATTGCTGTGCAGGCCATCCAGACGTGTGTGAGCCGTTTTGGGCGACATTCAATGAATGTTCCATCAATGAAGGTCAGGAGTGA
- a CDS encoding arsenate reductase family protein, with protein sequence MLEASGETPEVVEYLKTPLSRERLVELISMMAIAPRELLRRKGTPFEELNLENLALSDDQLIDAMIAYPILINRPIVVTAKGARLCRPSECVLDLLASPAAIFTKEDGEVVRVE encoded by the coding sequence ATGCTCGAAGCCTCAGGCGAGACGCCTGAAGTGGTCGAGTATCTCAAGACACCGCTGAGTCGTGAACGACTAGTTGAGCTGATTTCAATGATGGCGATTGCTCCGCGAGAGTTGTTGCGTCGTAAGGGCACTCCGTTTGAAGAGCTCAATCTAGAAAATCTAGCGTTAAGCGATGATCAGCTGATAGACGCCATGATCGCGTACCCAATTCTGATCAATCGCCCGATTGTCGTTACAGCTAAAGGCGCAAGGCTGTGTCGGCCTTCAGAGTGCGTACTCGATTTATTGGCTAGCCCGGCGGCGATATTTACTAAAGAAGACGGTGAGGTTGTGCGCGTAGAGTAA